The following is a genomic window from Pedobacter sp. KBS0701.
CCTGCGGTGCTAAATGCCATAAAAAGCGGCAAGATTTTGGGCGCAGGTTTAGATGTTTTACAAACTGAGAAATTTCCTGCTTTGGGTGAACAGCCCTGGTATGATGAATTAAAAAATAACGAAAAAGTGATTTTAACGCCACATGTGGGTGGCTGGACGTTTGATTCGTATCGTAAGATTTCGGAAGTTTTAGCGGATAAACTGCGTAAGATTTAGTCTCTGTATGGCAAATCAAGCTATTAATTCAAGAGATTATATTAAAAGTATCGATTTCGAATATGTTGAAACCTATTCCTTTCAGCAAAATACTTATTACTTTGAAACGAATAGAAATTCTGATACAATATCCTGGCATGATCAACGTATTACTGGTCCGGATAAAAAAATAAATCCTTCTTCAAGAAAAATTAGTTCATTTCAATGTGCTGATGCTGAGGGAATCACATTGATTCGAATTTTGGAAATCGACGTTGCGAATATGCCTGCATGGATGTGTGCGCCTATTTACAGGGATGCTATCGTATTTTACAATAAAGATCGTGAAGTTGTTTCCGCACTTAATATATGTTTTGAATGTTTGTATATGGAAAACAATATGGGAATTAATATTGAAGCAGACGAACGTACATATGATCTGCTTAAATCATTCTTGATTTCAAAAGGACACGAAATCAGCTCATAATTTTACAGAAAGATAAATACCTTACTGGGGTCGAAAATCTTTAAGGTTACCTAAAGACTTCCTGAAGTTCTTTTGCGTATGGGCTGGGTAAGCCTTTGTTAGCTAAACCTGATAGAACGGAAAGCCCACAGCGCAGCGAGGACTTGGAGAGATAGCAGGACTTTCGGGACCGAAGCACTGCCGAACCCTCATTTTCAAAATTAATTATTTATCTTTTTAGCCATTGGTACATCTAAGCGATAAAACCCGATGGTTTCAAAAAAGTAATTTTATTTTCTTAAATTGGCAATACAATCTAACCAATTTTATCATGCCGAAAGATCACTTATATTCAACCACAGTTACCTGGACGGGCAATAAAGGCTCGGGCACAATGGATTACCGTTCGTACGATCGCGATTATATTATTTCAGTAAAAGGCAAGGCGGATATTTCGGGATCATCAGATTCTGCCTTTTTGGGCGATAAATCTAAATATAACCCTGAAGACCTCTTATTGGCCTCGATTTCCAGCTGCCACATGCTCTGGTATTTACATTTATGCTCTAAAAACGAAATCGTAGTGATCGATTATAAAGATGAAGCGGTAGGTACAATGGAAGAATTGGCTGATGGAAGCGGAAGATTTAGAGAAGTTACCCTTCACCCCCAGGTTTTAATAGCTGATAAGGCACATTACGAACTTGCAGCATCTCTGCATCACGAAGCCAATAAAATGTGTTTTATTGCCAATTCACTAAATTTCCCGGTCAAACACGAGCCAGCTCTCAGTTATTAGTTTTCAGTTCTCAGTCAACAATTTCAGTTGACAGCTTATATCTAACTGCCAACTGAAAATTGCCAACTTTGACCTGAATTATTTTACCTCATAAATGTTATCCCCTAGTGTAGCATCTACATAAATGCCGTTATCCAAACTGATTGACGTTATTTTTTTAGTGGTATTAATCGTGATATTAACTTCTTTTTGATTTGCTTTCCAAACCGCTGGTGTTTGGTGTATGGTCTCAACTTTTCCATCAGCATAAGTGACTACCACATCAAAAGGAATTGCAAAACCTCCAACATTTTTAACAGCTAACGTAGATTTTCCTTTTGCAGGTGTTAATTTGGCGATCGCTAAATCAAGATAGTTGTTGGTAAAGAACCAGTTTTGGAAAAACCAGTTTAAATTCTGACCGGAACCTGCATTCATCGAATTAAAATAATCCCATGGAATTGGATGCTTGCCATTCCAGTTGCTCATATAAGTATGTAGTGCTTTCTTGAATAAGTCATCTCCAAGCATATCTTTTAAAGCCAAATATGATAAAGACGCTTTTCCATAAGCGTTGTTCCCATAACCAGCTCCTGAAACCTGATCGGACATTGAAATTACCGGTTGATCTTCTTCAGTAGATTTATCGTTAATGTATTGATCAACTCTAAATTTCTTGTAAAAATCATCAGCAGCTTGTTTGCCATGCTCGGCAATACCAATTAAATATTCGAATGTAGTGGCCCAACCTTCATCCATATAAGCATAACGGGTTTCGTTAATGCCCATGTAAAAAGGAAAGTAAGTATGTGCCACTTCGTGGTCTTGAACCAACTGTGCAAAAACAGGATCTCCAAACTGCGAATCGTTTACCATCATTGGGTATTCCATATCGGCAAAACCCTGAAAAGCAATGGTTTTTACATAAGGATAGGGGATACCCGGCCAATTATTCGAGAACCAGTCTAAAGCATTGAGATTGTATTTAACCGAGTTAACAAAGTCTTTTCCGGTGATTGGATTATATGCCGCCTGAGCGCTCGATCTGCGGTTGGTCTTTTTATCTACAATTACACTAGCGCCATCCCAAACATAGTGGTTGCTGAGTGCAAAAGTAACATCGGTAATGTGGTTTACCGCGAACTTCCAGGTATTCCAGTCTTTTTGCTGGGTTACTTTACCACCCTTCATTTCCTGCTCGGTAGCAATGTGGATTACTTCATCACCGGTATATGATTTCTTTAAACGCGCAGAAATTTCAGGTTGCAATACCTCATCCGGGTTAAGGAAATCGCCTGTGGCATATACCACATAATTTTTAGGCGCTTTGATCGAAAATTCGTAATCGTTAAAATCGTTATAAAACTCGGCTCTATCCGTATGCGGAATGCGGTCCCAGCCATTATAATCATCATAAACCGAAATGCGGGGATAGCTGTAAGCTACAAAAAACGAGTTGGGATCAATCTGCCCCTCGCGTCCACTTTCTTTTGATAATGGGTAATCCCACTCTATTTTAACTGTAATTTTCGATTTTGGTAATAAAGGTTTCTTTAGCGGTACATTACCTACTGTTCCCCAGCTTTTGCTATCCACTTTATAAGTTTCGCCATCTACCGATAAAGCGATAATATTTAAACCCGTACTCAAAAAGTCTTCACTTACGGCTCCACTTCTTGGTGAAGTTGGTTTATGCAGGTTGTTTACAAAGCGGATGGCCAGGTTTTTTAAGGTATCGGAACTGTTGTTACTGTACAAAATTTCTTCTTTACCACTCACCACTTTGGTTTCGGCATCTACCTTAATATCCATATTGTATTTACCGTGGTTTTGCCAATAATTTGGACCAGGTTTTCCATTCATTGAGCGTGTACCCTTGGCGTATGCCGCTTTGATATTCCGGGGCATATAAAGCTCCTGGGCCGAAGCCATATAAACGCCCAAACTGAGGAGCAGGGCGATAGGAAATAACTTTTTCATTTTTTAAGAATAATTTAAGCTAAATTAAAACTAATGATTGAATTAGAAAATGATTGAGTGAGAGAATGATAGATTTTTGAATGAGTGTATGATTGAATGTTACATTTCTGGTGGGTCTTACCTCTCCTATAAGCCGATTGATGTAAAAAAAAGATCCTGAAATCTAAAAATCCGTTAAATCTTAATCTTTTATTTGCTTTTGTAATTTCCAGATTTTATCTTCGTTATAATTGAAGCAAGACTATGTAGCAAACCAACTATATAGTCTTGTTTGTTTTTTATAGCGTTTGAATAAAATTAATAGAGCAATGACAGAGGTAACATACTACACCCAAGAGGGGTTAGATAAATTAAAAGAGGAAGTTCATTATTTAACAACCACCGGTCGTCAGCTAATATCTAAAGCAATTGCAGAAGCAAGGGATAAAGGTGATTTATCGGAGAATGCAGAATACGATGCTGCTAAAGAAGCGCAAGGTTTGCATGAAGCAAAAATAGCGAAATTAAAAAATACGCTGGCAAATGCACGTTTAATTGATGAGTCTAAATTAGACTTATCGAAAGTATTAGCATTATCCATTGTAAAAATAAAAAATGTTAAAAACGGTGCAACCATGACTTACCAGTTGGTAGCAGAAAGTGAAGCTGATTTAAAAACCGGAAAAATTTCTGTTAAATCGCCGATTGCGCAAGGTTTATTAGGTAAATCGGTAGGTGAGTTTGCCGAAATTGAAGTACCTGCAGGTAAAATGCAGTTTGAAGTGCTCGAAATTTCGAGATAAGCGAATAGCGTTTGGCAGTCGGCGTTTATTAAGGGCCTATCGCCAAATGCTTAACCCTAAACCTCACCCCCTAAACCCTATACCTCAAATGACTGTCTTTTCAAAAATCGTTGCAGGCGAAATCCCTGCACATGTTGTAGCCGAAACCGTAGAATATTTAGCCTTTTTAGATGTTCAGCCGTTAACTGCAGGGCATGTATTGGTGATCCCTAAGATTGAAACCGACTATATCTTCGATATGGATGAGGATTTATATGTTGGTTTGTGGATGTTCGCTAAGATTGTAGCCAAAGGTGTAAAAATTGCTTTCCCTTGTAAAAAGGTAGGTGTTTCGGTAATCGGATTGGAAGTTCCGCACGCACATATCCATTTAATACCGATGAATAGTGTAAGCGATATGAACTTTAGCAAAGAAAAATTAAAGCCTACCCATGAAGAATTGGCTGAGGCTGCTGAGAAAATTAAGCAGGCTTTATTAACTGTATAAAAAAGGCCGGCTGCGAAAACACAGCCGACCGTCCTAACCCGCCTAACCCAAATATTTTTATTGTGCCGGGGCAACAGTAGCATTTAGTTGTAATACCGGCCAAGTTAAACCTGGCCCTCTTCCGATTACTATGCCCAGGTTGTCTCCTCTTTTTACATCTGAGATCCAGTAGTATAATGGCCATCCTTTATAGGTTAACTGTTTTTTGTTAATTGTGGCTACAGTAATTACACCAACATCCGTTTTTGTTACCGCAGAAGGTACGTTAAGCACTTCAGATTCATACACTGGCCAAATACCTTCTTGTGTTACACTCTTGGTGTATGTGTTTACACCATTTTTGTCTGGCGCAAAAGCATACAAAGTACGTCCTTTGCTGTCAGTTAAGTAAATGGTTTTGCCATCGCCTACAGCATAAGTACTGGTGTAATTGATACTGTTTCCCGTTAATTGTGCATTAGCCAGCATTAAAGAATAATCGGGCTTGGCTACAAACCATATTCCACCAACACCATCCCCCTTAATATCACCTTTTGCAGCATCGCCGGCAAAATAATAAAGTGGATAACCGCGATAAGTACTCTGTTTACGGCCATCGGCACGGGTAACTTCACCAACTTCGGCTTTGTTCAGGTTTAAATCTGTACTGGCATCTGCAGAATAATAAAGTGGCCAGGTGGTTTCGCAACCATCTGTACAGGTTGGTGCACCTGCAGCATCATTTGCGAAAAAGTATAAGGTTTTGCCGTCTTTATCGGTTAATACTGATCCGAATTTGGCGTTTGTTGCCAATTGGATACCTTTTTTGTTATTACCGATGGGTGTAGGGTCTTCTGAACTATTTTTTTTGCAGGCTATAAATACCATGGCTATACATACTAGCGCCAATAGATTCTTTTTTAAGTAGATTAGCATAAGATTTTTGTTTTAGTTTTAACTTTAATAAAAATTGATATGCTGCTATTACGCCCCCAAGTTGTAAATGGTTGCTTGTAGAATGGATATTTTCGACCAAAAACGAACGAAATAAAATATTTTTTAAAAATAAATTTTTAAGGCAACCTTTTGTTATCCCTTGCCGTAATGTGTGTTGAAAGGAGAACTTGTGACCGCTACCCGCGATAGTGAAGAAATTATACAAAAGTATATTCAGGGCTGCATTAGAAATGAAAGAGATAGTCAAAAAGCGCTATACAAACATTTCTATAGCTTTGCTATGGGTATATGTTTACGTTACGCACACGACAGGTTGGATGCTGCAGGGATACTGAACGATGGATTTTTTAAAGCCTTTAAAAATATAGCCAAATATGAAAATTCTAAGGCGTTTATGCCCTGGCTTGGACGGATTATAACCAATACCGCTATCGATTATTACCGGGCCAATCTAAAATTTGCTGATCATGTAGATATTCTTGATCATGAAAATATTGCACAGGTAAGTTCTGTATATGATAAGTTAGCTTATCACGATTTATTGGCAATGGTACAAAAGCTGAGCCCGGGTTACCGTACCGTTTTTAACCTCTTTGCCATTGACGGATATACGCATGAAGAAATTGCTGAAATGCTTGGGATATCGATAGGTACATCAAAATCGAACCTGTTTAAGGCCAGGCAGAAATTACAGGAAATGTTAAAAGCTACTGATGCGAAAACTTACCAGGTGAGGAGTTCGGGCGTAGATAAAAACCTTTTACAGATAAGGTTAAACACAAATATGCAATGAAAGAGGGAAAAGATATAGATAAATTATTTAAAGATGGATTGGGAAACCCCGACCTGCCTTTTAATGATTTAGATTGGGATAATCTGGAGGAGAGATTGCATCCAACACCAAAAAGGAGGATTGTGCCCTTATTTTGGCTTACCGCTGCAGCTGGAATCGCAGCAATATTATTGATCGTATTTTTATTGGTAAAACCATCAAACCATAAAACAGATGTTAATGCGGTGGTAAAAACCGATAAGGAGGATCAAAACCAAACTAAAGCACAATATGATACCGGTGCATTAACTGACGTACCTGCTAAGCAAATCGTTCCTGATGTAAATGCAGATTCAAATTTGTTCGCTATAAAGCAAAGGAATACAGGAGAACGTGGAAAACAGCAACAAAAAAATAATACAGAAATTGAGCAAAAACTGATTGAGAACGGAATCAATAATGCCAATACATTGGCTAACCTGATATATCAACCAACATTAAACTCAGCAAATAATCCTATCGCATTTAAAGATCAGAAAATGACGGTTAACGTTGCCGTTGGTAAGCCTGAACGCATAAAACCGCCGGTTGTGAAACAAAAATCGAGATTTGTATTGAGTATTTTAGCTGCACCTGATTTAACCAGTGTTCAGAAATCCGGGACAAGCAATTTAAGTGGTGGCTTTGGAGTAGAGGCTACTTATATGATTACTAAAAAATTGAGTGTGAGCACCGGAGCGTCTTACGCCAAGAAAATTTACGATTCAGATTTTAGTTTATACAAGCCCAACACCAGTTACGTTTTTAATGTGGCCCCATCAAAAATCCATGCCAATTGCGATGTAATCGACATTCCTTTAAACGTAAATTATAAGGTTTTTGGAAATAGCAGAAATTCAGTTTCAGTGAGTACCGGGCTTTCGAGTTATATCATGTTAAAGGAACAGTATACCTACTCTTACAATGGTGCGTATCAAGGTCCTCAAAATTTCGAAGTAAGAAACGAGAACCAACATTATTTAGGTATTGCCAATGTTGGGGTAGAATTTCAACATAAAATAAACAATAATTTAAGTATTAGTGCTAAACCTTTCATGAAAATCCCATTAACCGACATTGGTTATGGCAATTCAAAACTATCCTCAACAGGTGTAGCAGTTTCGGTAAATATGAACTTATTTAAGAAAAATTAATGTTTAATATTTTTAATCGGGTCGGGTAAAGGTACAAAACCTGTTTCACCAGGAACAGGCTTAAAGCTTTGTTCTAACCATTTTTGCTTTGCTTTTTCGATGAGTTCTCTATCCGAGGCCACAAAATTCCAGTAAATGAAGCGCTCTTCAGGGAAAGGCTCGCCGCCAAAAATGTAAACCATAGTATTGGCGTGCATGGTGAATTCGCAGAGTTTGGCATCGTTAGCAATTAAAATCTGGCGGGGTTCGAAAATATGGCCGTCACTTTCTATTGCTCCTTCTAAAATATACAAGGCACTCTCTCCGAAAAGATAATCGCCAATATTTACTTTATTACGATTTGTGCTTTTCAACTCTAGAAAATACAGCGGACTGTAGATGGGTACGGGTGATTTTCGTCCGAAAGCTTCTCCGGCGATTAATTTAATGGCAACGCCATCTTGCTCCCATGAAGGGATATCGGCACTATCTACGTGAAAAAATTCCGGGTCCATTTGTTCCAGCGCTTTTGGCAAAGCCACCCAGATCTGTAAGCCATGGAGCATTTTATCGGTATGACGAAGGTATTCAGGAGTTCTTTCTGAATGTACAATGCCGCTGCCTGATGTCATCCAGTTTACCTGCCCGGGTTTGATTACCACATCAGAGCCAAGACTGTCTTTATGAGTAATTTCTCCTTCGAACAAAAAAGTTAGGGTAGAAAGTCCAATATGCGGATGCGGCGGAACATCAAGATTTTCGTGATCGCTCATCGCTGCCGGCCCCATGTGGTCGATAAAAGAGAAAGGACCAACCATGCGTTTCTCTCTGAAAGGCAAAAGTCTGCCAACCATAAAATTGCCAATATTTGCGGGCCTTTCTTCGATAATGAGTTTAATGTTCGACATCTGGAGATCAATTTTAAAGAGGTGAATTTAAGGAAAAAGGCTGGGATTTAAATTGAAATTCTATTCGTCACGTTATTTCGAGTGAAGTGCAACGGAGTCGGGAAATCTATAAGAATGGTATTTGGAAATGTGGATTCCGAAAGAAATGAATAATGATTGCATACGTGTCAGATGGTAACATCTAACTCCACAGAAAGATAGATCTCTCCATTTCACTGCATTTCAGTCGAGATGACGAAACCTAATTATCAAGAAGAAGACCTGTTTTGTTTTGGAAAGCAATTACAGAAGCTTTTGGGTTATTGTAGTCCCGCTCCGCTTCTGCCAATTTGAAGGAATTGGCATCCCGCTTTAATCGGGTTTAGTTGGACCCGGTATTGCTACTGTCAGAGGTCAAATAAACCCGACCGCCAGCGTTATTCCGACTTTTTCAGTCGGGATTAAGCAAAAGGGCGGGGCTGGAGCAACCGAAGCATTGCAGGTACTGCTTTACTAAACATAGAGAAAAAATCTATTCATTTATCATATAACTTACGAAATTTCTCTTTCGTTGCTGAAAAAGCCTGCTCGTAATGATGGATTAGCCGAAAATGCAACTAACTCCGTGATTTCTGGTTTTCCGTGGCAAAAATTCTGATGTCAGATGGTAACATCTGATATCACCAACAAAAAAGCATCTCAAAAGAGATGCTTTTAAATTAAAAAGAAAAATAAGGATATTTATTTATACTAACTGCATTAAAGCCTCTTTGCTAAAGCCTTTCAATTCTTCCATGCGGTTATGTTTAATTTTTTCTACCCAGTTTGGATCTGCTAAAAGCGGTCGACCAACGGCTACTAAATCGAAGTCGCCCCGGTCCATTCTACGTACCAGTTCGTCTAATGAGCTAGGTTGTGAACTTTGACCTGCGAAAGCACCAAAGAAATCGCCATCCAAGCCAACAGAACCTACTGAAATAGTTGCTTTTCCGGTTACTTTTTTCGCCCAACCTGCAAAGTTCAAATCAGAACCTTCAAACTCAGGCTCCCAGAAACGACGTTGCGAACAATGAAAAATATCAATTCCGGCTTCGGCCAATGGTGTTAACCATTGTTCCATTTCCTGCTCGTTTTTAGCCAATTTGAAATCATAGGCAGCAGGTTTGAATTGTGATAAACGGATAATTAAGGCGAAATCTTCACCAACCCTTTTCCGTACCTCTGTAATTACTTCAACAGCAAAACGGGTACGCTCGGCTAAGGTTTTGCCTCCATAAATATCGGTGCGGTTATTTGTACCATCCCAAAAAAACTGATCGATCAGATATTGGTGTGCACCATGTATTTCAACCGTATCGAAACCCAGAGCTTTGGCATCAGCCGCCGCCTGACCAAAAGCAGCAATGGTATCAGCAATTGCTGCATCTGTCATAGGTACACCGTTTTCGAAACCAGGTTTGTTAAAACTTGATGGACCTTCGAAAGGTGTATCTGGTAACCAGCCTGATGCGTGGTTTTCCATAATTCCCTGGTGCCAGATCTGTGGGCCCATTTGCCCGCCGGCCTGGTGAACGTCATTAATTACCTGCTGCCATCCCGCCAAAGCTTCGGTACCATAAAAATGTGGAATGTTTGGATCTGCGGAAGAAGATGGGCGGTTAATTACAGTACCTTCTGACAAAATTAAGCCTACTTCGCCAGCGGCTCTTTTTGCATAATAGGCTGCAACTTCGGGTGTTGGCACTCCGCCTGGAGAGAAAGATCTCGTCATTGGTGCCATTACAATCCTGTTTTTTGTATTTAATGTTTTAAGGCTAAAGGGCCTGAATAAACTATCTGTGTTCATATATTTCTAAATTATAATTCGGTATTGATGATTTCGCTTAATTTTTTTAAGCCTTCTTTATTGCGTTTGTAATAAGTCCATTGGCCCAGGCGGGTAGAGCTGATTAAATCAGCACGCTGTAAAATAGACAGGTATTCGGAGATGGTACTTTGTGATAAACCACTTTTAATCTGGATCTGTCCAACGCAAACACCAACGTTTTCAAAATCGGCATTTGGCTGTTCCGGAAAGTTTAACTCGGGCTCTTTTAGCCAACCTAAAATCTGTAAACGTGTTTTGTTCGAAAGGGCTTTAAATATTTCTACCTGATCCATGACACAAAGGTATATCGACTTTTCCCGATATACCAATTAAAAGAGTAAAGTTTACAATTAGATGTAAAACTTGAACATGGGTAGAAATGAGTTATGATATGAGCTGAAAAGATTCTTCGTTGCACTATTATTGACTGATTTAGAGAACAGTCTTCATTCCAGTACAGGCCCTATTGTGGGGACACATCTTTTGGTTTGGGTTTTTATACGTTTTGGTAGCTTGCTTTAATAAATTACAGGTTTTACCGAAGAACGCCGTCAATCCCAAGGGCCGGAGAAATCAAAAAAACAGTTGTAAAAAAGAACAAATACTACTGCCAAACCTAAACGCAGTGGTTTTGTGTTCATAAACACTAATTTAAAACTTTAAATAACTATGAACACAAAACGAAGTGCCGCTGTTTTTTTGATGCGTGTAGGGCTGTGTAAAAGGCCCATTGCTGGATTGATAAAGCGCTTTGGGTACTTTGGCGCTCCAAAGTACCATGCCCCCGCGGCAAAGAGCGGAAAAGACAATGTTTGCACAATTATTTTTTTTTGAAATAAATGCCTTTTATTAGCTGAAAAAGATGCTGAAATAAATTCAGCATGACGACCGCCTTAATGGATGTACTAAAAAAAACAAATATATAATTAACAAAGATATGTCCGCAAGGGCAAAAAACGGCTAAAAAAGAACGGGGATAAATCATACCGACCTATCCCCGTCATCTAAATTAACGCTCTCATATATATAAACAACCAAAAAGATGATTTATTATATTTGATGTAAAATATTTTTTATTTTTTTGCTGTTGGCTTTTTAGCAGGTGCTTTTGCTTTTTTTTCAGCTACTGGAGTTTCTTCAATCGCTTCCGCTTTTTTCTTTGCAGGCGCTTTGGTTTTTTTAACTTCTACAGGAGTTTCTTCAGCTTTCCTTTTAGCAGGTGCTTTTGCTTTTTTAACCTCTGCAGGTACTTCTTCAGCTACTACTTCTTTCTTCTTATCTGGAGCCTTCGCTTTTTTAACTTCAGTAACTGGAGCTTCAACAACAGGTTCTTCTTTAACCTCAACAGATTTCTGAGCATGGTCTTGTTGGAGATAGTTTGCCAGGATCTGTCTTAAATATACCTCTGGTTTAGGCATATTAATAATGGTTCCACGTTCTTTATCCTGAGATTGTTTAATGTAAGCTGATTTAAT
Proteins encoded in this region:
- a CDS encoding HIT family protein codes for the protein MTVFSKIVAGEIPAHVVAETVEYLAFLDVQPLTAGHVLVIPKIETDYIFDMDEDLYVGLWMFAKIVAKGVKIAFPCKKVGVSVIGLEVPHAHIHLIPMNSVSDMNFSKEKLKPTHEELAEAAEKIKQALLTV
- a CDS encoding porin family protein, whose product is MKEGKDIDKLFKDGLGNPDLPFNDLDWDNLEERLHPTPKRRIVPLFWLTAAAGIAAILLIVFLLVKPSNHKTDVNAVVKTDKEDQNQTKAQYDTGALTDVPAKQIVPDVNADSNLFAIKQRNTGERGKQQQKNNTEIEQKLIENGINNANTLANLIYQPTLNSANNPIAFKDQKMTVNVAVGKPERIKPPVVKQKSRFVLSILAAPDLTSVQKSGTSNLSGGFGVEATYMITKKLSVSTGASYAKKIYDSDFSLYKPNTSYVFNVAPSKIHANCDVIDIPLNVNYKVFGNSRNSVSVSTGLSSYIMLKEQYTYSYNGAYQGPQNFEVRNENQHYLGIANVGVEFQHKINNNLSISAKPFMKIPLTDIGYGNSKLSSTGVAVSVNMNLFKKN
- the greA gene encoding transcription elongation factor GreA; amino-acid sequence: MTEVTYYTQEGLDKLKEEVHYLTTTGRQLISKAIAEARDKGDLSENAEYDAAKEAQGLHEAKIAKLKNTLANARLIDESKLDLSKVLALSIVKIKNVKNGATMTYQLVAESEADLKTGKISVKSPIAQGLLGKSVGEFAEIEVPAGKMQFEVLEISR
- a CDS encoding pirin family protein; the protein is MSNIKLIIEERPANIGNFMVGRLLPFREKRMVGPFSFIDHMGPAAMSDHENLDVPPHPHIGLSTLTFLFEGEITHKDSLGSDVVIKPGQVNWMTSGSGIVHSERTPEYLRHTDKMLHGLQIWVALPKALEQMDPEFFHVDSADIPSWEQDGVAIKLIAGEAFGRKSPVPIYSPLYFLELKSTNRNKVNIGDYLFGESALYILEGAIESDGHIFEPRQILIANDAKLCEFTMHANTMVYIFGGEPFPEERFIYWNFVASDRELIEKAKQKWLEQSFKPVPGETGFVPLPDPIKNIKH
- a CDS encoding OsmC family protein, encoding MPKDHLYSTTVTWTGNKGSGTMDYRSYDRDYIISVKGKADISGSSDSAFLGDKSKYNPEDLLLASISSCHMLWYLHLCSKNEIVVIDYKDEAVGTMEELADGSGRFREVTLHPQVLIADKAHYELAASLHHEANKMCFIANSLNFPVKHEPALSY
- a CDS encoding helix-turn-helix transcriptional regulator, with product MDQVEIFKALSNKTRLQILGWLKEPELNFPEQPNADFENVGVCVGQIQIKSGLSQSTISEYLSILQRADLISSTRLGQWTYYKRNKEGLKKLSEIINTEL
- a CDS encoding M1 family metallopeptidase, encoding MKKLFPIALLLSLGVYMASAQELYMPRNIKAAYAKGTRSMNGKPGPNYWQNHGKYNMDIKVDAETKVVSGKEEILYSNNSSDTLKNLAIRFVNNLHKPTSPRSGAVSEDFLSTGLNIIALSVDGETYKVDSKSWGTVGNVPLKKPLLPKSKITVKIEWDYPLSKESGREGQIDPNSFFVAYSYPRISVYDDYNGWDRIPHTDRAEFYNDFNDYEFSIKAPKNYVVYATGDFLNPDEVLQPEISARLKKSYTGDEVIHIATEQEMKGGKVTQQKDWNTWKFAVNHITDVTFALSNHYVWDGASVIVDKKTNRRSSAQAAYNPITGKDFVNSVKYNLNALDWFSNNWPGIPYPYVKTIAFQGFADMEYPMMVNDSQFGDPVFAQLVQDHEVAHTYFPFYMGINETRYAYMDEGWATTFEYLIGIAEHGKQAADDFYKKFRVDQYINDKSTEEDQPVISMSDQVSGAGYGNNAYGKASLSYLALKDMLGDDLFKKALHTYMSNWNGKHPIPWDYFNSMNAGSGQNLNWFFQNWFFTNNYLDLAIAKLTPAKGKSTLAVKNVGGFAIPFDVVVTYADGKVETIHQTPAVWKANQKEVNITINTTKKITSISLDNGIYVDATLGDNIYEVK
- a CDS encoding RNA polymerase sigma factor, whose amino-acid sequence is MKGELVTATRDSEEIIQKYIQGCIRNERDSQKALYKHFYSFAMGICLRYAHDRLDAAGILNDGFFKAFKNIAKYENSKAFMPWLGRIITNTAIDYYRANLKFADHVDILDHENIAQVSSVYDKLAYHDLLAMVQKLSPGYRTVFNLFAIDGYTHEEIAEMLGISIGTSKSNLFKARQKLQEMLKATDAKTYQVRSSGVDKNLLQIRLNTNMQ
- a CDS encoding NADH:flavin oxidoreductase codes for the protein MNTDSLFRPFSLKTLNTKNRIVMAPMTRSFSPGGVPTPEVAAYYAKRAAGEVGLILSEGTVINRPSSSADPNIPHFYGTEALAGWQQVINDVHQAGGQMGPQIWHQGIMENHASGWLPDTPFEGPSSFNKPGFENGVPMTDAAIADTIAAFGQAAADAKALGFDTVEIHGAHQYLIDQFFWDGTNNRTDIYGGKTLAERTRFAVEVITEVRKRVGEDFALIIRLSQFKPAAYDFKLAKNEQEMEQWLTPLAEAGIDIFHCSQRRFWEPEFEGSDLNFAGWAKKVTGKATISVGSVGLDGDFFGAFAGQSSQPSSLDELVRRMDRGDFDLVAVGRPLLADPNWVEKIKHNRMEELKGFSKEALMQLV